From the Clarias gariepinus isolate MV-2021 ecotype Netherlands chromosome 3, CGAR_prim_01v2, whole genome shotgun sequence genome, one window contains:
- the tanc2a gene encoding protein TANC2 isoform X1: protein MDVRKVCTRNAWLRRKRPRPYERTRFSSSSSSLLRRWMSRLCCASRACSSSLSASDQSLLQPSCCTRPRGAQGIVGDAGDTGTKEYQQEEWEQAGQDQDEDVADEDNSGNHDDDDNNADTNDYENEQEDEEEVIVDVDECEPKDKEAKGEDGQDLGPPPSVDEAANTLMTRLGFLLGDKMAEGSDRATYGFEEPEECQAVSMTQRISPCSSLASSSASPPAGSPCSTLPAGGQGSGGAYGSITSPTSTLESRDSGIIATLTSYSENADRSGKHGDASRLKLRQTGKSSGGDSFLYRVDENMAASTYSLNKIPERSLEHSASHSAQSIPLYLMPRPNSVAATSSAHLEDLAYLDEQRQAPLRTSLRMPRQNSGAGRSGNDLRVRFAPYRAPDIALKPLLFEVPSVTPDAVFMGREWLFQEVDAHLRSGDLSSRGVIIVGNVGFGKTAIISRLVTLSCHGNRVRQIASDSPHASPKHGDTLPLSQPQSAHGTLVGGSSCPGTPEMRRRQEEALRRLASQVVAYHYCQADNAYTCLVPEFVHNIAALLCRAPQLQAYRELLLRQPHLQSLLSLRSCVQEPITAFNRGLLEPLHALHRERKVACDEDLIVLIDGLNEAEFHKPDYGDTIVSFLCKTIERFPPWLKLVVTVRTSLQDVTRPLPFHRISLDRLDESDAIDSDLQGYILHRLNSSPEIQNNVALNGKLDNAAFAKLSAHLKGLSRGSYLYLKLTLDLIEKGYLVLKSSSYKVVPVSLAEVYLLLLNMRFPTQSSFERVLPLLNVAVASLHPLTDEQALGAVNAGAIRGTVLHWDDFQQRAELLTPFLMKRRDGTRMFVHASFREWLIWREDGEKTKFLCDPRSGHTLLAFWYSRQDGKLNRQQTIELGHHILKAHIFKGLSKKVGVSSSVLQGLWVSYSTEGLSAALASLRNLYTPNIKVSRLLILGGANINYRTEVLNNAPVLCVYAHLGYMEMVTLFLEFGADVNGASESGLTPLGYAAAAGHLAIITTLCSKNAKVDHVDRNGQCPLVHAALRGHLEVVKFLLECDWSSDAAFSKTQALQQALIAAASMGYNEIASYLLDLPERDEDEEESPHINSFDTLWGETALTAAAGRGKLDVCRLLLEQGAAVSQPNRRGIVPLFSAVRQGHWQIVELLQNHGADVNMADKQGRTSLMVAASEGHLATAEYLLEQGASLALMDKEGLTALSWACLKGHLPLVRALVERGAATAHADKSGRTPLDLAAFYGDSEVVQFLVEHGAMIEHVDYSGMRPLDRAVGCRNTSVVVALLKKGAKIGPATWAMATSKPDIMIVLLSKLIEEGDGFYKKGKVKEAAQRYQYALKKFPREGFTEDLKSFRELKVSLLLNLSRCRRKMNDFGMAEEFASRALELKPKSYEAFYARARAKRSSRQFHAALEDLSEAMHLCPNNREIQRLLQRVEEECRQVAQQQQLDPPPSPPHEQAPPMVPHPPPLEPRLSDMEPVQDLFEEDEDYLERDLDGLPLAVTAEPRSSPSGLPVIQNMPPSPSHLPYLSGSASMGQAYDIRPSPPSISSPTRQAYQSPSPSLSPTHQTSHYRPSPPHTSPAHQASSSSSSSSYHFSPPPSPLRRGAYTSENAAIYRPQSASVSSSRYQQEALSGRPKSPLAKMGSQRSLQQQTPWLQPAKAQIVRTNQTSGSVHSSAYSHVAQSMRGHVPGDVDELGEVAYSTPLQIQGSVYIEEELPQRPSHAYRPNITGPRYGQMAPQISRSQSAAYYPVQPHEIERQPQLSSPEHPHGLRRPLSATGPTPRPLIHSQSTGLRFSPSSSSLTAGSTSNLGPGFRPSASVQQMEIPLKLAYEGAYSDDLSPVSPPQGTDMRLLGGTYPGEAMRARSTPFMGIIDKTARTQQFLQQPSSSSSTSRTWAVSSLDTVVSSPATSPGNMTYGHLAYYNRTNNAHNGHLVEDDYYRPDTAGRVSQAPTYPDVKMARTLPVSQAYQDSDYRQVGHGERQGPSSPIKPKRPFVESNV, encoded by the exons ATGGATGTGAGGAAAGTGTGCACCCGAAACGCATGGCTAAGGAGAAAGAGGCCTCGGCCATACGAGCGGACCAggttttcctcctcctcctcttccctGCTGcgccgctggatgtccaggctGTGCTGCGCATCTCGTGCTTGTTCCTCCAGCCTGAGCGCTTCGGATCAGTCACTCCTCCAGCCGAGCTGCTGCACCAGGCCAAGAGGAGCTCAAGGGATAGTAGGAGATGCTGGAGATACCGGGACAAAGGAGTATCAGCAGGAAGAGTGGGAACAAGCGGGACAGGACCAAGATGAGGACGTGGCAGATGAAGACAACAGTGGTAACCATGATGACGATGACAATAACGCTGACACCAACGATTATGAAAATGAGCAGGAAGACGAGGAAGAAGTTATAGTGGATGTGGATGAGTGTGAACCCAAAGATAAAGAAGCAAAAG gagaagACGGTCAGGATCTGGGTCCCCCTCCGTCCGTGGACGAGGCAGCCAACACCCTAATGACGCGACTCGGGTTCCTGCTCGGGGACAAAATGGCCGAGGGGTCAGACAGAGCCACATACGGCTTTGAGGAACCGGAAGAGTGTCAG GCTGTTTCCATGACCCAGAGAATCAGTCCATGTTCCAGCCTGGCCAGCAGCTCTGCGTCGCCCCCTGCTGGCAGCCCCTGCTCCACACTCCCTGCTGGAGGTCAGGGCAGCGGCGGCGCCTACGGCTCCATCACGAGTCCCACGTCAACGCTGGAGAGCAGAGACAGCGGCATCATTG CTACACTGACTAGCTACTCGGAGAACGCAGATCGAAGCGGGAAGCACGGCGACGCCTCACGTCTCAAACTGCGGCAGACGGGGAAGTCTTCAGGCGGAGACTCCTTCCTATACCGCGTGGACGAGAACATGGCCGCCTCCACGTACAGCCTCAACAAAATCCCAGAGAGAAGCCTGGAGCACTCCGCCTCCCACTCCGCCCAATCCATCCCCCTCTACCTCATGCCCCGCCCAAACTCTGTGGCCG CTACGAGTTCTGCTCACCTGGAAGACTTGGCGTATCTGGACGAGCAGCGCCAGGCTCCGTTGCGGACGTCACTCCGGATGCCTCGACAGAACTCCGGCGCCGGTAGATCCGGGAATGACctgagag TGCGGTTTGCACCATACCGCGCACCAGACATTGCCCTGAAGCCGCTGCTGTTCGAGGTGCCGAGTGTGACGCCTGACGCAGTGTTTATGGGACGGGAGTGGCTGTTCCAGGAAGTGGACGCTCATTTGCGCAGCGGTGACCTCAGCAGTCGGGGCGTGATCATAGTGGGCAACGTGGGCTTCGGCAAAACCGCCATCATCTCTCGCCTGGTGACTCTGAGCTGCCACGGCAACCGTGTGAGGCAGATTGCTTCAGATAGCCCGCACGCCTCACCCaaac acgGCGACACATTGCCTCTGAGTCAGCCTCAGTCGGCTCACGGGACACTGGTTGGAGGCAGCAGTTGCCCCGGGACTCCTGAGATGAGGAGACGGCAGGAGGAGGCGCTCAGGAGACTCGCGTCTCAG GTGGTGGCATATCACTACTGCCAGGCGGACAACGCCTACACGTGCCTGGTGCCGGAGTTCGTCCACAACATCGCAGCCTTGCTGTGTCGAGCTCCTCAGCTGCAGGCATACAGAGAGCTCCTGCTGCGACAGCCACACCTCCAGAGCCTGCTCAGCCTGCGGTCCTGCGTCCAGGAACCGATCACGGCCTTCAACCGCGGCCTGCTCGAGCCACTGCATGCGCTGCACAGGG AGCGTAAGGTGGCATGCGATGAAGATCTGATCGTCCTCATCGACGGCCTGAACGAAGCCGAGTTCCATAAACCGGATTACGGCGACACAATCGTCTCCTTCCTATGTAAAACCATCGAGCGTTTCCCTCCATGGCTCAAACTAGTGGTGACAGTCAGGACCTCACTACAG GATGTTACTCGGCCGCTGCCGTTCCACCGGATCTCTCTGGATCGCCTGGACGAGAGTGATGCCATCGACTCGGACCTGCAGGGTTACATCCTGCACCGCTTGAACTCCAGCCCAGAGATCCAAAACAACGTGGCGCTGAATGGCAAGCTGGACAACGCCGCATTCGCCAAACTTAGCGCTCACCTGAAGGGCTTGAGTCGCGGCTCGTACCTATACCTGAAGCTCACGTTGGACCTGATCGAAAAGGGCTACCTGGTCCTAAAGAGCTCCAGTTACAAG GTGGTGCCAGTGAGCCTGGCTGAGGTGTACCTGCTGCTGCTGAACATGCGTTTCCCCACGCAGTCATCGTTTGAGCGAGTGCTGCCGCTGCTCAACGTGGCCGTGGCGTCTCTGCACCCGCTGACAGACGAGCAGGCGTTAGGGGCGGTAAACGCGGGCGCCATACGCGGCACGGTGCTCCACTGGGACGACTTCCAGCAGCGCGCCGAACTCCTTACACCATTCCTCATGAAGAGGAGGGATGGCACACGCATGTTTGTCCATGCCTCCTTCAGGGAATGGCTCATCTGGAGAGAGGACGGAGAGAAAACCAAGTTTCTATGTGACCCCAG GAGTGGACACACTTTGCTGGCTTTCTGGTACTCACGACAGGATGGCAAACTGAACCGTCAGCAAACCATCGAGCTCGGACACCACATTCtcaaagcacacatttttaag GGACTGAGTAAGAAGGTTGGGGTTTCCTCGTCTGTGCTGCAGGGATTGTGGGTGTCGTACAGTACAGAGGGTCTGTCTGCTGCTCTCGCATCCCTGCGTAACCTATACACCCCCAACATCAAG GTCTCTCGTCTGCTCATTCTGGGCGGAGCCAACATTAACTACCGTACAGAAGTGTTGAACAACGCTCCGGTTCTGTGCGTGTATGCGCACCTGGGTTATATGGAGATGGTGACACTGTTCCTGGAGTTTGGCGCTGATGTTAATGGAGCATCAGAGAGCGGCCTCACACCACTGGGCTACGCAGCTGCCGCTGGTCACCTGGCCATCATCACCACCCTCTGCTCCAAAAACGCCAAG GTTGACCACGTGGACAGGAACGGTCAGTGTCCTCTGGTGCACGCTGCTCTAAGAGGACACCTGGAGGTGGTGAAGTTCCTGCTGGAGTGTGACTGGAGCTCTGATGCAGCATTCAGCAAAACACAAGCTCTACAGCAGGCACTTATTGCAGCAGCCAGCATGGGTTATAATGAG attgcTTCATATCTACTGGACCTTCCAGAGAGAgacgaggatgaggaggagagcCCTCACATTAACAGCTTCGACACCCTGTGGGGggaaacag ctCTGACTGCAGCAGCAGGCAGAGGGAAGTTAGATGTGTGTAGACTGCTGTTGGAGCAGGGAGCCGCTGTGTCTCAGCCTAATCGCCGCGGCATTGTGCCACTGTTCAGCGCCGTCCGCCAGGGCCATTGgcag attGTGGAGCTGCTTCAGAATCATGGTGCTGATGTAAACATGGCGGATAAACAGGGTCGCACTTCTCTGATGGTGGCCGCCTCCGAGGGTCACCTAGCCACTGCCGAGTATCTGCTCGAACAGG GCGCGTCTTTAGCTCTAATGGATAAAGAGGGGCTCACGGCTCTGAGCTGGGCGTGTCTGAAAGGCCACCTCCCGTTGGTCCGTGCGTTGGTGGAGAGAGGAGCGGCCACGGCACACGCTGACAAGAGCGGCCGCACGCCGCTGGACCTCGCCGCCTTTTACGGAGACTCTGAAGTG GTGCAGTTCCTGGTGGAGCACGGTGCCATGATCGAGCACGTGGACTACAGCGGCATGAGACCTCTGGACCGAGCTGTGGGCTGCAGGAACACGTCGGTGGTTGTGGCCCTGCTGAAGAAGGGCGCCAAGATAG GTCCAGCAACGTGGGCCATGGCCACCTCCAAGCCAGACATCATGATCGTCCTCCTGAGTAAGCTGATCGAGGAGGGAGACGGATTCTACAAG AAAGGAAAGGTGAAGGAAGCAGCCCAGCGTTATCAGTATGCGCTAAAGAAGTTCCCTCGGGAAGGTTTTACTGAGGACCTGAAGAGTTTCCGCGAGCTTAAAGTCTCTCTGCTGCTCAACCTGTCCCGCTGCCGCCGCAAAATGAAT GACTTTGGCATGGCGGAGGAGTTTGCCTCCAGAGCTCTAGAGTTGAAACCCAAATCCTATGAGGCCTTTTACGCACGAGCCCGCGCCAAACGCAGCAGCAG GCAATTCCACGCAGCCCTGGAGGACCTGAGTGAAGCCATGCACCTGTGTCCAAATAACCGTGAGATCCAGCGTCTGCTGCAGCGTGTTGAGGAGGAGTGTCGCCAAGTCGCTCAGCAACAGCAGCTGGATCCGCCTCCTTCCCCTCCCCATGAGCAAGCCCCACCAATGGTGCCGCATCCTCCTCCGCTGGAGCCCCGCCTGTCTGACATGGAGCCAGTGCAGGACCTGTTTGAAGAGGATGAGGATTACCTCGAGCGGGATTTGGATGGTCTTCCACTAGCTGTAACTGCGGAGCCTCGTTCAAGTCCTTCAGGTCTCCCTGTCATTCAGAACATGCCACCCTCCCCAAGCCACCTGCCCTACCTTTCTGGAAGTGCTTCCATGGGCCAGGCCTATGATATACGGCCCAGTCCTCCTTCCATATCCTCTCCAACCCGCCAGGCTTACCAGTCCCCATCTCCATCGCTCTCTCCAACTCATCAGACCTCCCACTATCGTCCGAGCCCCCCACACACTTCCCCAGCCCATcaagcttcttcttcttcgtcctCTTCATCCTACCATTTTAGTCCGCCTCCCTCACCTTTACGCCGTGGAGCCTACACGTCAGAGAATGCAGCCATTTACAGACCGCAGTCTGCCTCTGTCAGCTCAAGCCGCTATCAACAGGAGGCACTTTCTGGCAGACCTAAATCACCGCTGGCTAAAATGGGCAGCCAGCGCTCACTGCAGCAGCAAACCCCATGGCTGCAGCCAGCCAAGGCCCAGATCGTACGCACAAATCAGACCAGTGGCTCGGTCCACTCCAGCGCTTACTCTCACGTGGCCCAGTCTATGAGAGGACATGTTCCTGGAGATGTTGATGAGCTTGGGGAGGTGGCCTATTCAACACCACTTCAGATTCAGGGCAGTGTGTACATTGAAGAGGAGCTCCCTCAGAGGCCCTCACATGCATACAGGCCTAACATCACAGGTCCACGCTATGGTCAAATGGCACCACAGATCAGCCGCAGCCAGTCAGCTGCTTATTATCCTGTCCAGCCACATGAAATTGAGCGCCAGCCTCAGTTATCATCACCTGAGCACCCGCATGGTCTCCGGCGCCCACTAAGTGCCACTGGCCCTACCCCACGGCCTCTCATCCACTCTCAGAGCACTGGCCTACGCTTCTCACCCTCTAGCAGCAGTCTAACAGCAGGATCCACCTCCAATTTAGGTCCAGGTTTTAGGCCCTCAGCTTCAGTGCAACAAATGGAGATCCCACTGAAGCTGGCATACGAGGGTGCATACAGTGATGACCTGTCGCCAGTTTCTCCACCACAAGGCACTGACATGCGACTTTTAGGAGGCACTTACCCAGGCGAGGCTATGCGGGCACGGAGCACACCTTTCATGGGTATCATAGACAAGACAGCACGGACTCAACAGTTTCTTCAGCAACCTTCGTCCTCTTCCTCTACGTCACGCACCTGGGCCGTGTCTTCCTTAGACACTGTGGTCTCCAGCCCTGCCACATCACCTGGCAATATGACCTATGGGCACCTTGCCTACTACAATCGCACTAACAATGCCCACAATGGACACCTTGTAGAGGATGACTACTATCGGCCAGATACCGCAGGCCGGGTGAGTCAGGCACCCACATACCCAGATGTTAAGATGGCACGAACGCTGCCGGTCTCACAGGCCTATCAGGACAGCGACTACAGACAGGTGGGCCATGGGGAACGCCAAGGTCCTTCTTCTCCAATCAAACCAAAGAGGCCATTTGTTGAGTCCAATGTTTGA
- the tanc2a gene encoding protein TANC2 isoform X4: MDVRKVCTRNAWLRRKRPRPYERTRFSSSSSSLLRRWMSRLCCASRACSSSLSASDQSLLQPSCCTRPRGAQGIVGDAGDTGTKEYQQEEWEQAGQDQDEDVADEDNSGNHDDDDNNADTNDYENEQEDEEEVIVDVDECEPKDKEAKGEDGQDLGPPPSVDEAANTLMTRLGFLLGDKMAEGSDRATYGFEEPEECQAVSMTQRISPCSSLASSSASPPAGSPCSTLPAGGQGSGGAYGSITSPTSTLESRDSGIIATLTSYSENADRSGKHGDASRLKLRQTGKSSGGDSFLYRVDENMAASTYSLNKIPERSLEHSASHSAQSIPLYLMPRPNSVAATSSAHLEDLAYLDEQRQAPLRTSLRMPRQNSGAGRSGNDLRVRFAPYRAPDIALKPLLFEVPSVTPDAVFMGREWLFQEVDAHLRSGDLSSRGVIIVGNVGFGKTAIISRLVTLSCHGNRVRQIASDSPHASPKHGDTLPLSQPQSAHGTLVGGSSCPGTPEMRRRQEEALRRLASQVVAYHYCQADNAYTCLVPEFVHNIAALLCRAPQLQAYRELLLRQPHLQSLLSLRSCVQEPITAFNRGLLEPLHALHRERKVACDEDLIVLIDGLNEAEFHKPDYGDTIVSFLCKTIERFPPWLKLVVTVRTSLQDVTRPLPFHRISLDRLDESDAIDSDLQGYILHRLNSSPEIQNNVALNGKLDNAAFAKLSAHLKGLSRGSYLYLKLTLDLIEKGYLVLKSSSYKVVPVSLAEVYLLLLNMRFPTQSSFERVLPLLNVAVASLHPLTDEQALGAVNAGAIRGTVLHWDDFQQRAELLTPFLMKRRDGTRMFVHASFREWLIWREDGEKTKFLCDPRSGHTLLAFWYSRQDGKLNRQQTIELGHHILKAHIFKGLSKKVGVSSSVLQGLWVSYSTEGLSAALASLRNLYTPNIKVSRLLILGGANINYRTEVLNNAPVLCVYAHLGYMEMVTLFLEFGADVNGASESGLTPLGYAAAAGHLAIITTLCSKNAKVDHVDRNGQCPLVHAALRGHLEVVKFLLECDWSSDAAFSKTQALQQALIAAASMGYNEIASYLLDLPERDEDEEESPHINSFDTLWGETALTAAAGRGKLDVCRLLLEQGAAVSQPNRRGIVPLFSAVRQGHWQIVELLQNHGADVNMADKQGRTSLMVAASEGHLATAEYLLEQGASLALMDKEGLTALSWACLKGHLPLVRALVERGAATAHADKSGRTPLDLAAFYGDSEVVQFLVEHGAMIEHVDYSGMRPLDRAVGCRNTSVVVALLKKGAKIGPATWAMATSKPDIMIVLLSKLIEEGDGFYKKGKVKEAAQRYQYALKKFPREGFTEDLKSFRELKVSLLLNLSRCRRKMNAIPRSPGGPE, encoded by the exons ATGGATGTGAGGAAAGTGTGCACCCGAAACGCATGGCTAAGGAGAAAGAGGCCTCGGCCATACGAGCGGACCAggttttcctcctcctcctcttccctGCTGcgccgctggatgtccaggctGTGCTGCGCATCTCGTGCTTGTTCCTCCAGCCTGAGCGCTTCGGATCAGTCACTCCTCCAGCCGAGCTGCTGCACCAGGCCAAGAGGAGCTCAAGGGATAGTAGGAGATGCTGGAGATACCGGGACAAAGGAGTATCAGCAGGAAGAGTGGGAACAAGCGGGACAGGACCAAGATGAGGACGTGGCAGATGAAGACAACAGTGGTAACCATGATGACGATGACAATAACGCTGACACCAACGATTATGAAAATGAGCAGGAAGACGAGGAAGAAGTTATAGTGGATGTGGATGAGTGTGAACCCAAAGATAAAGAAGCAAAAG gagaagACGGTCAGGATCTGGGTCCCCCTCCGTCCGTGGACGAGGCAGCCAACACCCTAATGACGCGACTCGGGTTCCTGCTCGGGGACAAAATGGCCGAGGGGTCAGACAGAGCCACATACGGCTTTGAGGAACCGGAAGAGTGTCAG GCTGTTTCCATGACCCAGAGAATCAGTCCATGTTCCAGCCTGGCCAGCAGCTCTGCGTCGCCCCCTGCTGGCAGCCCCTGCTCCACACTCCCTGCTGGAGGTCAGGGCAGCGGCGGCGCCTACGGCTCCATCACGAGTCCCACGTCAACGCTGGAGAGCAGAGACAGCGGCATCATTG CTACACTGACTAGCTACTCGGAGAACGCAGATCGAAGCGGGAAGCACGGCGACGCCTCACGTCTCAAACTGCGGCAGACGGGGAAGTCTTCAGGCGGAGACTCCTTCCTATACCGCGTGGACGAGAACATGGCCGCCTCCACGTACAGCCTCAACAAAATCCCAGAGAGAAGCCTGGAGCACTCCGCCTCCCACTCCGCCCAATCCATCCCCCTCTACCTCATGCCCCGCCCAAACTCTGTGGCCG CTACGAGTTCTGCTCACCTGGAAGACTTGGCGTATCTGGACGAGCAGCGCCAGGCTCCGTTGCGGACGTCACTCCGGATGCCTCGACAGAACTCCGGCGCCGGTAGATCCGGGAATGACctgagag TGCGGTTTGCACCATACCGCGCACCAGACATTGCCCTGAAGCCGCTGCTGTTCGAGGTGCCGAGTGTGACGCCTGACGCAGTGTTTATGGGACGGGAGTGGCTGTTCCAGGAAGTGGACGCTCATTTGCGCAGCGGTGACCTCAGCAGTCGGGGCGTGATCATAGTGGGCAACGTGGGCTTCGGCAAAACCGCCATCATCTCTCGCCTGGTGACTCTGAGCTGCCACGGCAACCGTGTGAGGCAGATTGCTTCAGATAGCCCGCACGCCTCACCCaaac acgGCGACACATTGCCTCTGAGTCAGCCTCAGTCGGCTCACGGGACACTGGTTGGAGGCAGCAGTTGCCCCGGGACTCCTGAGATGAGGAGACGGCAGGAGGAGGCGCTCAGGAGACTCGCGTCTCAG GTGGTGGCATATCACTACTGCCAGGCGGACAACGCCTACACGTGCCTGGTGCCGGAGTTCGTCCACAACATCGCAGCCTTGCTGTGTCGAGCTCCTCAGCTGCAGGCATACAGAGAGCTCCTGCTGCGACAGCCACACCTCCAGAGCCTGCTCAGCCTGCGGTCCTGCGTCCAGGAACCGATCACGGCCTTCAACCGCGGCCTGCTCGAGCCACTGCATGCGCTGCACAGGG AGCGTAAGGTGGCATGCGATGAAGATCTGATCGTCCTCATCGACGGCCTGAACGAAGCCGAGTTCCATAAACCGGATTACGGCGACACAATCGTCTCCTTCCTATGTAAAACCATCGAGCGTTTCCCTCCATGGCTCAAACTAGTGGTGACAGTCAGGACCTCACTACAG GATGTTACTCGGCCGCTGCCGTTCCACCGGATCTCTCTGGATCGCCTGGACGAGAGTGATGCCATCGACTCGGACCTGCAGGGTTACATCCTGCACCGCTTGAACTCCAGCCCAGAGATCCAAAACAACGTGGCGCTGAATGGCAAGCTGGACAACGCCGCATTCGCCAAACTTAGCGCTCACCTGAAGGGCTTGAGTCGCGGCTCGTACCTATACCTGAAGCTCACGTTGGACCTGATCGAAAAGGGCTACCTGGTCCTAAAGAGCTCCAGTTACAAG GTGGTGCCAGTGAGCCTGGCTGAGGTGTACCTGCTGCTGCTGAACATGCGTTTCCCCACGCAGTCATCGTTTGAGCGAGTGCTGCCGCTGCTCAACGTGGCCGTGGCGTCTCTGCACCCGCTGACAGACGAGCAGGCGTTAGGGGCGGTAAACGCGGGCGCCATACGCGGCACGGTGCTCCACTGGGACGACTTCCAGCAGCGCGCCGAACTCCTTACACCATTCCTCATGAAGAGGAGGGATGGCACACGCATGTTTGTCCATGCCTCCTTCAGGGAATGGCTCATCTGGAGAGAGGACGGAGAGAAAACCAAGTTTCTATGTGACCCCAG GAGTGGACACACTTTGCTGGCTTTCTGGTACTCACGACAGGATGGCAAACTGAACCGTCAGCAAACCATCGAGCTCGGACACCACATTCtcaaagcacacatttttaag GGACTGAGTAAGAAGGTTGGGGTTTCCTCGTCTGTGCTGCAGGGATTGTGGGTGTCGTACAGTACAGAGGGTCTGTCTGCTGCTCTCGCATCCCTGCGTAACCTATACACCCCCAACATCAAG GTCTCTCGTCTGCTCATTCTGGGCGGAGCCAACATTAACTACCGTACAGAAGTGTTGAACAACGCTCCGGTTCTGTGCGTGTATGCGCACCTGGGTTATATGGAGATGGTGACACTGTTCCTGGAGTTTGGCGCTGATGTTAATGGAGCATCAGAGAGCGGCCTCACACCACTGGGCTACGCAGCTGCCGCTGGTCACCTGGCCATCATCACCACCCTCTGCTCCAAAAACGCCAAG GTTGACCACGTGGACAGGAACGGTCAGTGTCCTCTGGTGCACGCTGCTCTAAGAGGACACCTGGAGGTGGTGAAGTTCCTGCTGGAGTGTGACTGGAGCTCTGATGCAGCATTCAGCAAAACACAAGCTCTACAGCAGGCACTTATTGCAGCAGCCAGCATGGGTTATAATGAG attgcTTCATATCTACTGGACCTTCCAGAGAGAgacgaggatgaggaggagagcCCTCACATTAACAGCTTCGACACCCTGTGGGGggaaacag ctCTGACTGCAGCAGCAGGCAGAGGGAAGTTAGATGTGTGTAGACTGCTGTTGGAGCAGGGAGCCGCTGTGTCTCAGCCTAATCGCCGCGGCATTGTGCCACTGTTCAGCGCCGTCCGCCAGGGCCATTGgcag attGTGGAGCTGCTTCAGAATCATGGTGCTGATGTAAACATGGCGGATAAACAGGGTCGCACTTCTCTGATGGTGGCCGCCTCCGAGGGTCACCTAGCCACTGCCGAGTATCTGCTCGAACAGG GCGCGTCTTTAGCTCTAATGGATAAAGAGGGGCTCACGGCTCTGAGCTGGGCGTGTCTGAAAGGCCACCTCCCGTTGGTCCGTGCGTTGGTGGAGAGAGGAGCGGCCACGGCACACGCTGACAAGAGCGGCCGCACGCCGCTGGACCTCGCCGCCTTTTACGGAGACTCTGAAGTG GTGCAGTTCCTGGTGGAGCACGGTGCCATGATCGAGCACGTGGACTACAGCGGCATGAGACCTCTGGACCGAGCTGTGGGCTGCAGGAACACGTCGGTGGTTGTGGCCCTGCTGAAGAAGGGCGCCAAGATAG GTCCAGCAACGTGGGCCATGGCCACCTCCAAGCCAGACATCATGATCGTCCTCCTGAGTAAGCTGATCGAGGAGGGAGACGGATTCTACAAG AAAGGAAAGGTGAAGGAAGCAGCCCAGCGTTATCAGTATGCGCTAAAGAAGTTCCCTCGGGAAGGTTTTACTGAGGACCTGAAGAGTTTCCGCGAGCTTAAAGTCTCTCTGCTGCTCAACCTGTCCCGCTGCCGCCGCAAAATGAAT GCAATTCCACGCAGCCCTGGAGGACCTGAGTGA